The nucleotide window TTAATGTTGTTAAATGCTGTTTAAATTTTTCACTTTTCCGATTGTCTCTTGAAAGATGCACTGGTCCAAATGCATTAGCTTCAAAGCCCCGCTGGCATCTACAGTGCGGGTTTTAGATAGATTTATATTTATGTTTGGTCATCATGTTCGATAGTTCAACTTCCTTTCCTTATCAACAAGCTCCACTTTGCTTAGCTGACTGTTTATTTTGTTACGTCTTTTTTAATATTCAATAGTTTTTAACTCATTCATTTTTTGGTTATACTCGCCATTTAAATCATGAATTCTTTTTTCATCTTTTTCACTAAGTTCTTGCCCGTCCGAAAGTTTTTCAATTTTTCTCCTGTATAAGTTTTGTTCATTTTTAATTCTTTGAAGTTTGTTATTAATAGAATTTACTTTGTTGATAATTTCTTGCTGCTTTCGGATTTGATCAATCTTTTGTGCTAATTGTTCTTTATAGTCCATGGTGTCTTTAATTAATAATTAAACTTAAAATTTTTGATTGGATACTCTTATTGAATTCCTCATATAGAGTATTGTTTCTTACATTGTATTTATCATGGAAATCCCCCAGTACTTCATTCCCTGTCCAGAGCCATTTAACTCTAACTCCAGTTCCAAGCTCATCATTAAACACTAATTCATTGTCAATAATGATCCCAACCGCTTTAACCCTTAAATCTTGGCCAATTGGAGCAGATTTAATATATATTATATCTCCAACCTTCAAATATCTTAATATCTCATGTAAACTTGGCGCATCTGTTTTAGACCATCCAACACATGCCAATTCGTTATCTATAAAATCCCCAGATACATCCGTTGAGCCTTCGTAATATGCTCCAATACCATAGATTGCCATAATTTTTAATTTTTTAGTAATTATAAATGCACCATAACATCTCCCTAACCAAACCAAGTAATATTATTAAACATTTAACGCTAAATATCTGAAGTAAAAGATTTTCCAACACCTCTTTTCCCTAATCCCCCTCCCCTAGCACCCTCGCCAGCCCTTGCAGCAATATCAGTAAATGGCAGTCATATCTTTAGAATCCAGTAAGGTTAACTTCAAATAAGGGACTCTATCCCTTTTGCTTGTAGAGACGTTGCATGCAACGTCTCTACGACAATTGAACTGCTGCATCTACGCAGCTACACCATCAGCTGCACTTCGAATCCCCGCAGGAGGTACAGGTCACACAGCCTTCGCGGTACTCGAGGGTGTCGCGCTCGCCGCAGTGCGGGCATTTTTCTTTGGATAGCTTTGTGCCGTCGGGGATATATTTTTTCAGGGCGCGGACTACGCCGTTTTTCCAGGTATTGATCGATTCGGTCTCAAGTTGCAGGTTATCTACCAGGTGTACCACAAATGGTATGGGCATACCATGGCGCAAGATGCCGGAGATCAGCTTGGCGTAGTTCCAGAACTCGGTGTTGAACTGGCATGACAGGCCTTCCATAGTCACTTTGTAGCCATATTTATTCGTGTACTGGAAATCGTAGCGGGAGTGTACTTCATCCAGCTTGTTCTTGATGATCTGCCCGGTCTTGACCCATTCCGGGACGAAAAACCCTTCGGCTTCACCGGTGAATATTTCATAGGGCCTGTTATCCAGTATACCGATAACGGCTACCCATTTCTGTTTGTCATTCTGAAAGTGCAGCACCTCGGCCTCGAGCACTTTCGGCCTCTTGGGAGCCGAGGTTTCCCTGAACTGCAGTTCTGCTTTTTCCTGCTCTTTTTTCTTGTCATCCTTCAGGAGCACACCGGAACGGCACCCGTCGCGGTAAATCGTCATGCCCTTGCAGCCGCTCTCCCATGCAGCCATGTAAATCTGGCTGACCAGGTCTTCGGTCGTGTCTTTCGGAACATTAACCGTCACGCTGATGGAATGGTCCACCCACTTCTGGATGGCCCCCTGCATCTTCACTTTGCTGAGCCAGTCGATATCGTTGGATGTCGCCTGGTGATAAGGCGATTTTTCTATGAGGTGACCGAGTTCCTCGTCGGAATAATTTCTCAATGCATGTGTATCGTAGCCGTTGACATGCAGCCATTCTTCGAATTTTGGATGGAACACGTTGTATTCTTCCCAGGAATCACCCAGTTCGTCCACGAAATCGATCTTGACATCCAGATCGTTCGGGTTGACTTTCCTTCTTCTTTTGTAAGACACCATGAACACGGGCTCAATACCGGAGGTGGTGCGGGTGCAGATGCTGACGCTGCCTGTCGGGGCAATGGTCAGCATGGCGATATTGCGGCGGCCGTGAGTGGTCATATCTTCATACAACGCCGGATCGGCTTCACGGATACGGAGAATGAAGGGGTTGTTTTTCTCCCTTTCGGCGCTGTAGATGGGGAAAGAACCGCGGTCTTTCGCCAGGTTGACGGAAGAACGGCAGGTTTCCAGCGCGAGCAGCTTATGGATCTCGGTGGAGAAGCTGATCGCATCGTCTGAGCCGTAACGCAAACCCAGGGCGGCAAGCATGTCACCTTCGGCTGTTATGCCTATGCCGGTGCGCCTTCCCTGGATGCACTTTTCGCGGATATTCAGCCAGAGGTTCTTTTCGATCCGCTTGATATCTTCTTCTTCAGGATCGGCTTCAATTTTTGCAATGATCCGGTCGATCTTCTCCAGTTCCAGGTCGATGATGTCATCCATGACACGCAGGGCATGCCTGGCGTGCTCTTTAAAAAGGCTGCCGTTGAAAACGGCGTGCTGGGTAAAAGGCTCGTCTACATAGCTGTAAAGGTTAATAGCGAGCAGGCGGCAGCTATCGTATGGACACAGCGGGATTTCTCCGCAGGGGTTGGTGCTGACCGTGGTGAAACCAAAATCAGCGTAGCAATCGGGAACTGCTTCCCGTTTTACGGTATCCCAGAACAACACACCCGGCTCGGCTGATTTCCAGGCATTATGGATGATCTTGTTCCACAATTTCATCGCGTCAATCTCCTTGCGGAACATCGGATCCGGTGAATTAACCGGGAATTGCTGAACGTAAGGGATATTGTTCTTAACGGAATTCATGAATTCATCATCGATCTTTACCGATACATTCGCACCGGTAACTTTTCCCTGTTCCAGCTTGGCATCGATAAACAATTCGGCATCGGGATGTTTGATAGAAATAGACAGCATCAGGGCACCCCTCCTGCCGTCCTGGGCGACTTCACGGGTGGAATTGGAATACCGTTCCATAAACGGCACGATCCCGGTGGAAGTCAGGGCGCTGTTTTTGACCGGGCTCCCGGTCGGGCGTATGTGCGACAGGTCATGCCCGACACCGCCGCGGCGTTTCATGAGCTGTACCTGTTCCTGGTCAATTTTCATGATGCCGCCGTAGGAATCGGAGTTGCCTTTATTCCCGATGACAAAACAATTTGATAAAGATGATATCTGGAAATTATTTCCTATCCCGGCCATGGGGCCTCCCTGCGGGACGATATAACGGAAATCCTTCAGCAGGTGAAATACTTCCTCCTCACTGAGCGGATTCGGGTATTTGCTTTCTACACGGGCAATTTCAGCGGACAGCCTGTGGTGCATATCATCCGGTGTAAGCTCAAACAACTGGCCGTCGCTGTTTTTTAAAGCATATTTATTGATCCACACATTGGCAGCCAGTGTATCGCCCTTAAAATATGCTGTAGCCTCACGAAGCACATCCGCGTAAAGATGTGACTGCAAATCCGCATGAGGTTTTTGTTCACCGTTGATCCGTTCAGTTGGTTCCACCGCAACAAGGTTTTGTTTTTCTACTTCTTCCACAGGTGGTCGTTGCCGTTGTTCCAACATCTCCTGAAAATAATCGCCTTTTTTTTTATCGGCTTGATCCTGCGCTTCTTCCGTCTGCAAACTGTCGAAAAGGGTATTTTCCAATTCCTTCATCTCACCTGGTTTAAAATGAAAATTCTACTATAAACATTTATAATTCAACTAATTTACTATTCAGACTGGGGGGAAATTTCTCTTTGGCTAAAATACTATAAGAACAATGGTTTTGTACCATCAACTTTTCAACATCAGGAGGTTGAAAATTTATAAACTATTGACTTATTGCACTATACATCGTATAAGTTATATTTTTCAACAATTTCTAATAAATATTTGTACCCTGAAAGCAAATGCACCTTAAGATTTTTACCGTGCCAAACAGAAGATTATCAATGGGATAAAAAGCTCAAAACTTTTTATAAAATTTAGTTTTCAACAGGCAGTACTGTATAACAATTTAAAAATCGAGGCTTAAAGAAAGATAGAATTTAGGTTTCTGCACTTTGCGATCTTCCATACCCCAGGCAAGGTCAGCACGAAGGAAATAACCCAGGACGCGGGTGCGGGCGCCGAAGCCGAAACCGCCGACCAATGGCTCTTTTTGCTCCCTGACCTTGATCCAGAGCGACCCATCCTGGATATATCTTATATAAAAGGAATTATTCTCCGAATAAGGATCTTTACCGGCCCAGGCAAGACCGACGTCGCCAAAACCTACGATCTGGAAATTATTCAGAAAATCGGATTTGATCGGCCGGTTGAAGAAATAGCGGAAAACCGGGAACCTGAGTTCTGAATTGTAAACCACAAAACTGTTACCGTTCCGGGCATTCTGGTTAAAACCGCGCAGGTTGGTTGCCACAGCCTGGTAGGCGTAATTCATGGTATAATCGATCGGCGTGGCGCTCTCAAATTTCGGGGAAAGCCAGTTATCCACGCCGCCAAGATAATATATCAGCCTGTTTTTCCCGAAAGAGGTACTGGCAGCCAGCCTGTTGGCCCAGATAAAGGAACGGTGTATCCGTTGGTAATTCCTGACATCAAATCCTACAACAAACATGCTCTTGTTATTTTTTTCAAGGACTTGCGTGTACTCCCCGAATATTTTAAAGCGGGTGCCGGTCATCAGGTTCAGTCCGATGTCTTTGGTGTCATCGTATATGACCTCGCCCTTTACACCGCCCCAGTATTCATTCAGATCGGGTTCCCTGAGCGCCGGTTCGTTAGTAGATAACCATGTTGATTTCTGGTACCTGACATTTGCAGTCCCCCTGACAGCAAAGACCGGTGAAAACGGGTATTTCAGGATGTAATAAAGCTGATAGGACCTGAGCCGCTCAATGAAAGTGTAGAATCCGTAATAGTACTCATTTTCAGTGGCTTGGCGGACTATCATTATTTCTTTGTCAAGCCTTTTTTCCAAATCGGCATAGCTGAAAATGTATTCAATATTGCTTAAATTCAGCGGTATCCTGAATCCGCCAATGATCCGGTGATTTTCCAGCAGATCCGTAAGTCCGATCTGGAAAAACCCATTCAAACCAAGGTTATTGATTCCATTGTCACCTCCACCGCCAAAGGGCTGGTAGAAAAAGTTCAGCGCTGCGAAATCCAGCTGGGCCGCCATCTGGTTGATTGAATATTCCACCCGGTAGTTCAGCCTTTTGGGGATAATAAACGCATCCCTGAGCTCAAGTTTCCCGCCAGGTCTTTCTTTTCCGCCCGGTGAAATGGTATCCTGTTTGGTTGTTGCAACAACAGCCTGATTATCGAAAACATAGTTATTGATATCGATCTCTGCCGGCTTTTTCTGAACTGGTTCGGGAGGTTTTTCATCCTGCCGGAATACATTACGGAACCGTTTAGTGTATTCACCGTAAGATTCTTTTATCTCTTCAACCAGTTCCTTCTCCTTGACGATTTCGGCTTCTTTTATCAGGATACCCCGGAACATGGTTTGCTCCAGCGCCACCGGTTTCATCTGCTGCAGGGTATCAAATTCTTCAGACTGCATCAGGTATTTCCCATCAGAAAAAATGACTTGCGACAGCCATGAAGATCCCTGGTTTATATGAAAGTCAAGGATACTCCTGGAATAATTCGTGGCCGGATAGGTTTCGGAAAAATACCTGTAATGGATGGTTGTATCCACGTAGCTGATTGTGCTGTCGAAGCGGCCGAAATAGCGGTTATTGATCCCGTTTTCATCGCTCAGGAAAGCAAACCTTCCCTGGCCGGTCATAACCGGACGCAGCTCATTTCCCAGGGGGGTATTGGTCACGCGGCGCAAAACATTCTCCTGGTCTTCTCTCACCAGCAGGTATAAATCAGTCTTTTGCGGCACAGCCACCGGTGCATCTTCGATATCTTCCCATTGGAAATTTTCGTCCGGCCGGTTGGAAGCAAAGAGGATCGATCTTGTGCCATCAGCAAAAACCGGGTGGAGGTCATCATAAATATCATTGGTAAGCTGCTGGTGTGATCCGGCGGCGATATTGAAAATATACAGATCAGACTGCCCCTTCTGGACGGCAGAAAAGACCATGAATGTTCCATCGGGTGAGTAAGAAAAGTCTATTACCTTTTCAAAATTATAAAGGATGATATTCTCCAGGTGCTTCTCTTCCAGGTTATAAAAATAAAGATAGACTTCGCCTTTTTTTTCCAGGATGATTGCCAGCAGTCTCCCTGATGGGTGCCAGGCAAGCAACGGATAGGTATAATCGATCTTTTCCTCCAGTCTGAACCCACCCCTGAGGGCCTTAATTTTCTTTCCGGAAGCAAGGTCCTGGATTATAATTTTGTACCTTCCTTCGTCATTTTCTACGAAAGCAGCCATGCTCCTGCCGGGGCTGAATTTAAACTGGCTGTAAACCCGGTCTTTCTTTACTTTTTTGAGAAAGAGATTTTCCGGGACACTTCTCCCCTTTTCTTCAGCCTGGTAAATCTCCTTAAAATGTTCCAGGCAATCGGTAACAAGGGTTTTGTAAGATACTCCTATTACATACAAAAAACCATTGTCGATACTCCGGCTGATCTGGGTCATACTGACTATATCGGTCAAAGCCTGGGGGCCGAATTTATCAGCTATATATTTCCAGAGCATATGCCCGGCAAAGAGGGCATCCTCACCGGTCAGGTTGTTCAGCCTGTCATATCTTCCTGACAATATACCATCTTTAACCCGGTTGTCAATTTCCGTATTCCATTCTTCGGACAGGAAAGAGATCAACCCATTGCTGTACCATTCCGGAAGTGAAAACAAGGTTGTGTTTTTGACCTGGGAGCCTACACTGGTGCCATAAAATGCCTGGTTCAGCAAAACATTGGCTATTCCTGCCCTGATCTGCTTTTCAAAATTACGTTGTTCGCCGTTAAAATAAAGGAATACTTTGCTGCCAATAATATGGGTGATCCCACCCGTATTATAGCGGGCTTCATTCGCAAAACCGATGTTGCTCTGCTTCAGGTCGGTAAGATTATTATAAACGAGGAACTGGATTTTCTGTTCCAGGCCGGTTTCAAGTTTTTTCTCCAGGAGCGGGATTTGCTCAGTGGCATATTTCGCCGTAGTAACAGCCAATTCCCTGCCGTTCAGATAAAAATAGATATCGAAATCATCAAACTTATAATAGGTCCAGAGGAACTCCTTGTACTGGATACGGTTTTTCCCGAAACTCATCTGGCTTCCGTTATAAAACTGGGCAAAACCTGATGAAGAAAAAGACAGGACCATAACAAGCACCAGTGCTGTATAAAATAAAAATCTCTTGATTATTTTCAGGTTAGTTATCATCCTGGAGAATTTCCGCAATTGGGGCACTAAATTAAACTAAAAAAAGGCAGAATTGTTATCTTTACCACCGTTTAAATAGTCATTATGCTGCAGATCCATCGTTTCGCTTTCAATCCATTTCAGGTAAACACTTATGTTCTTTGGGATGAAACCAAAGAATGTGCCATCGTTGATGCCGGTTGCTACGGTCCGGAGGAACAGGCTGAAATCACCGGTTTCATTAAAGAAAAAGGATTAAAACCGGTAAGGTTGCTAAATACCCACTGCCATATCGACCATATTACCGGGATGGCCTTTATCAGCCGGGAATACGGGCTGGAACCCGAAGCCCATCCGGGCGGGTTGGAACTTATCAGGTATGCAGCAAAAACAGGTTTTATTTATGGCTTTGATAACTTAGAAACCATCGTTCCGCAACTCCTGTTGAAAGAAGGCGACACCATCAGGTTCGGCCATGCTGAATTGCAGGTAGTCGAAACGCCAGGCCATGCTGACGGCAGTGTTTGTTTCATCAGTCATGCTGATAAATTCGTGATCACAGGTGATGTCCTGTTTTACCAGAGCATCGGCAGGACCGACCTTCCAACCGGCGACTACGACCTCCTGATCAAAAGCATAAGGGAAAAACTTCTGATCCTCCCGCGCGATTATAAGGTCTACCCGGGGCACGGCTCCGACACAACGATAGGTTTTGAGAGCTATAGCAACCCGTTTCTCACGGAATAAACCACCTCCTCCTCATCGATCCACTCCATACACCTGAAATGTCCCTTCGGGCAGCGGTCATAGCCAAGTTTGCTGCAAGGACGGCATTTTAGCCCGTTAACTTCGATAATGGCAGATTTTTTTTCATCTCCGGGCATATAAGGGTACATGCCAAATTTCGGCACAGTATTTCCCCATATAGAAATAATCTTCTTCCGGAAAGAGGCGGCAATATGCATCAGGCCGGTATCATGGGAGATTACCACCTGTGCCTGCCTGACCAGTGAAGCAGACTGGTTCAGGTTCAGGCTGCCACACATGGAACGGACCAAAGACCCGCAAGCGGCCGTGATAATTTCTGCCTTTCCGGCATCCTCCGGTCCGCCAAGCAAAATAACCGGCCGGTTCAGCTTATTGCAGATCGAAATAATCTTATGATCAGGCAGGCGCTTGGTAGTGTGCTTAGCGCCAATGACAAATGCGGTAAAACCCTCCCGGAAGCCTGCCGGCAGGGAAGCCAGGTCAACTTCATCTTTCGGGGGAATGTAATAATCCAGTCCTTTTCCGTCATTGACCGCTCCCAATGCTGATGTGGCTTTAAAATACCGGTCAACCAGGTGAACATCAGGCATGGTATTGATTTTAAACCTGGTGAGCAGCCATTTCCGGACATTGATCTTCGGAAAACCTTCAGACGGAACTTTTAAAACCATCCTGATATATTTTGACCGGATACTCTGGTGTAAATCGACAATGAAGTCAAAATTTTCATTTTTCAGCTTCTTTGCAAATCCTTTCAGGTCATCTTCCTGGAGATGGATTTTGTCAATATACGGATTAGCCTGCACTAAAGGGAAAAAGGCTTTCTTGACGGCAAAATGAATTTCAGAACCTGGGATCTGTTGCTTAAGACACCTGATTACCGGTGTAGTCAGTATAATATCGCCGATAGAGCTGAACCTGATGATGAGGATCTTTTTCAAGGCCGATTTTTTACAAAAATAAGACTTCGGCTTTAAATTCCTCTAATTTTGTCGCATGATCCTGACAGACTCACATGCACATTTGTATTTAGAGCAATTTGACCCTGACCGGCATGAGGTTATCCGGCAGGCCATCAAACACGATATCAGGTACATGATCCTTCCAAATATCGATAAAGACAGTATCCTACCCATGATGGAACTGGTCAGGGATTTTCCGCAGAATTGTTTTCCGATGATGGGGCTTCATCCCACTTCGGTGGGAAAGGATTATTCCGGTCACCTGGAATCAGTCATTGAATGGCTTAAGAAGGAGAAGTTTTATGCCATTGGGGAAATGGGAATTGATCTTTATTGGGACAAGACTTTTTTCACGGAGCAACGGGAGGCTTTCCGTATCCAGATCAGGCTGGCCCTGGAATATGACCTGCCGGTTGTCATTCATTCGAGGAATTCATTTGATGAAATATTCCTTTTGCTGGATGAATTTAATGAGCCAGGGTTAAGGGGAGTTTTTCATTGTTTTACCGGAACCCGGGAACAGGCCGGACATATCATCAAGATGGGCTTCATGCTGGGCATCGGCGGGGTGCTGACTTACAAAAACTCTGGTTTGGCAGAAGTCGTGGAAAAGATCCCTTTAGCGCACCTGCTCCTGGAAACCGATGCACCTTTCCTGGCTCCGGCTCCGCACCGGGGCAAAAGAAACGAAAGCGCTTTTCTTGTTGAAATAGCAAAAAAACTGGCTGAAATAAAAGGAATGAAGGTCGAAGAAGTCGCCGAAATTACCACACAGAATGCTATTGAGCTGTTTAAGTTAAATGGTGACTGGGTGACTGGGTGACGGGGTGACGGGGTGACGGGGTTAATTTTTGATTTCTAATTTCTAATTTCTTATTATGCTTTCTAAAGTTTCAATTCTAATAATTTATACAGGCGGGACCATTGGTATGGTCAGGGACAAGGAGACGGGCAGTCTTCATCCGGTTAATGGTTCAGAGTTGTATGAACATATCCCTATCCTGGGCAAGCTGGATTACCAGATTGAGTTTTATTCCTTTGATCCGCTGCTTGATTCATCCAATATGAACCCTCAGCATTGGGTGGAGTTGGTTTCAGTGATCGAAAAGAATTATGAAAAATTCGATGGATTCGTCGTTTTACATGGTTCCGATACGATGGCTTACACGGCTTCTGCTTTGAGTTTCATGCTGGAGAACCTGAACAAGCCTGTAATTCTGACCGGCTCACAGCTACCTCTTGGAATGATCCGAAGTGATGGACGGGAAAACCTTGTCGCCGCCATTGAAATCGCTGCTGCCCGGCAGGATGACACCCCTATCGTGCCTGAAGTGGCTGTTTATTTTGAGAATAAGCTGCTCAGGGGCAACAGGACAATTAAATACAACGCCGAAAATTTCGGGGCTTTCCGGTCGGGTAACTATCCGCCCCTGGCTGAGGTTGGTATAAACATCAAGTACAACCATAATGCTATTCTCAGACCCAACTTCAAGTCATTAAAAGCTCACACCACGCTTGACAATAACATCACGATTCTCAAGCTATTTCCCGGAATTTCTGCAGGCTCCGTTGCGGCGCAATTGGCGGTTAAAGGGTTAAAAGCCGTAATTCTCGAAACCTACGGATCAGGCAACGCAATGACGGATGCATGGTTTCTTGAGCAGATCAGGCAGGCCATTAGCAGGGGAATCATTGTTCTCAATGTGACCCAATGCAAGGCCGGGTCTGTCGAAATGGGAAAATACCATACCAGCGAAGAACTTGGCAGGATTGGGGTAATCTCTGGATCAGATATCACTACAGAATCCGCAGTGGCAAAACTGATGTACTTATTTGGCACCGGGCTCAGTAAAAAAGAAATAGAAAGTTTGCTCCGGGTTTCCCTAAGAGGGGAAATAACAGTCAGTTAAGGGGCCTGGAAGAAAAATCTTTAAAAATTAAACCATAAGTTTAGATTAGATTGTTTATAAATTTCAAATCTAAAATTTATTTAAAAATTTTATTATTACTTTAGCGGTCGATTTTGGAGAGATGAACCGTTATAATGATGGGAGAGATGGCCGAGCGGTCGAAGGCGCACGCCTGGAAAGTGTGTAACCGTCACAAGCGGTTCATGGGTTCGAATCCCATTCTCTCCGCAAATTTTAATTTTAAACCAAAATAACAAATTAATAATCAATCCGTTAAACTATGAAACGTCTAGTCGCATTTTTGACACTTACAGCCCTGCTAACCTTCGGGGTTTGCAATCACATGGTCGCACAGACTCAAGGCACAGGAAGCCAAACTGTTACACAGGCACAAACTTCATCGGCTGCATCAGGGCCAACTGAATCCAGGGGTTTCCACCAGGTGGTGAAAAGTTATTTTATCCAGGGTGGCGCTGGTTTTATGGCTTCAATCCTGCTCTGTCTTATCTTTGGCCTTGCTATTTCCATTGAAAGAACATTGTACCTTAGTCTTTCCGGGACGAACACCAAGAAGCTGTTGAACAAAATCGAAACGGCACTGGAATCCAAGGGAATTGAAGAAGCCAAAGAGGTTTGCAAAACTACGCGTGGCCCGGTTGCAAGTATCTTCTTCCAGGGCCTGTCGCGTGACGATGAAGGCCTGGATATAGTTGAAAAAACTGTCATTGCTTATGGCAGTGTACTTATGGGTAGGTTGGAAAGCGGGCTCTCCTGGATTGCACTTTTCATCGCTACCGCGCCTATGCTCGGATTCCTCGGGACAGTTATCGGGATGGTTTTAGCGTTCGACGCTATTGAAGCCGCCGGGGATATCAGCCCGACCATTGTTGCAGGTGGTATCAAGATCGCTCTTTTGACCACCGTATTCGGTCTGATCGTCGCCATCATCCTGCAATTCTTCTATAATTATCTGGTTTCCAAGATTGACAGCCTCGTCAATGATATGGAAGACAGTTCGATTTCTTTCATTGACATTCTGGCAAAGCACAAGAAATAAATCACTACCATGACTGAAAAGAAATTAAAATACGTTCAGTGGCTGCTTTATGGAATTATGGCAATTTCAGCAATACTCACGCTGCTGTTTTATTTAAATCCAGGCCAACCTGACTTGATGCTTTATTGGGGATATGTCCTCGTCATTTTTTCAATTGTGGTCACCTTAACTATATCCTTCACTAACATTATCAAAAACCCGAAAGGATCTATGAAAGTGGTGGTAATAGTGGCAATTATGCTTATTTTGGGATTCATTTCCTATGCAATTTCGGATAACACATTATCCACTGATCAGCTCGAGAAATATAGCTTAACTCCTAATGGCGTAAGAATGGTAGGAGCTGGTTTGATTATGACTTATTTCATAATGATTGGAGCTATTGGTGTTTTCATTTATACATCGGTAATCAAATTCTTTAAATAATATCCCTGGTTATGAGAAATAACAGAGAAGTACCGGAGATCAATGCAGCCTCTATGGCCGATATCGCTTTCCTTCTCCTGATTTTCTTCCTGGTTACGGTAACCATGGATGTGGACACGGGTATTACCAGGAAACTGCCACCCCCGGTTGAAGATAATTCAAGCGTTGACTTTAACAAGAGAAATATCTTTGAAGTACTCGTAAATAGCCAGAACATGCTCCTTGTTGATGGAAAAGAAGGTAACCTGGCTACGTTGAAAGACGAGACCAAGAACTTCTTCCTGAATCCTAACAATGACCCGAATTTACCGGAGAAAAAGCTTGAACAGATCGCTCTTATCGGTAATGTTTATGTTTCAAAAGGAGTTATTTCATTAAAGAATGACCGAGGGACTTCATATGAAACTTACATCAAAGTTCAGAATGAGCTGACCAAAGCTTTCCAGGAAATGCGCGATGAGCTATCTATGGAAAAATTTGGTGCGCGATTTGATAAACTCGTTGACCCCCAAAAACAGGAAGCCATCCAGGCAGTCATTCCAATTGCTATTTCAGAAGCTGAACCTGAAGATGTCGGTAAAACTAAATAAGGATATACGTTATGGGAC belongs to Bacteroidales bacterium and includes:
- a CDS encoding MBL fold metallo-hydrolase is translated as MLQIHRFAFNPFQVNTYVLWDETKECAIVDAGCYGPEEQAEITGFIKEKGLKPVRLLNTHCHIDHITGMAFISREYGLEPEAHPGGLELIRYAAKTGFIYGFDNLETIVPQLLLKEGDTIRFGHAELQVVETPGHADGSVCFISHADKFVITGDVLFYQSIGRTDLPTGDYDLLIKSIREKLLILPRDYKVYPGHGSDTTIGFESYSNPFLTE
- a CDS encoding adenosylcobalamin-dependent ribonucleoside-diphosphate reductase; amino-acid sequence: MKELENTLFDSLQTEEAQDQADKKKGDYFQEMLEQRQRPPVEEVEKQNLVAVEPTERINGEQKPHADLQSHLYADVLREATAYFKGDTLAANVWINKYALKNSDGQLFELTPDDMHHRLSAEIARVESKYPNPLSEEEVFHLLKDFRYIVPQGGPMAGIGNNFQISSLSNCFVIGNKGNSDSYGGIMKIDQEQVQLMKRRGGVGHDLSHIRPTGSPVKNSALTSTGIVPFMERYSNSTREVAQDGRRGALMLSISIKHPDAELFIDAKLEQGKVTGANVSVKIDDEFMNSVKNNIPYVQQFPVNSPDPMFRKEIDAMKLWNKIIHNAWKSAEPGVLFWDTVKREAVPDCYADFGFTTVSTNPCGEIPLCPYDSCRLLAINLYSYVDEPFTQHAVFNGSLFKEHARHALRVMDDIIDLELEKIDRIIAKIEADPEEEDIKRIEKNLWLNIREKCIQGRRTGIGITAEGDMLAALGLRYGSDDAISFSTEIHKLLALETCRSSVNLAKDRGSFPIYSAEREKNNPFILRIREADPALYEDMTTHGRRNIAMLTIAPTGSVSICTRTTSGIEPVFMVSYKRRRKVNPNDLDVKIDFVDELGDSWEEYNVFHPKFEEWLHVNGYDTHALRNYSDEELGHLIEKSPYHQATSNDIDWLSKVKMQGAIQKWVDHSISVTVNVPKDTTEDLVSQIYMAAWESGCKGMTIYRDGCRSGVLLKDDKKKEQEKAELQFRETSAPKRPKVLEAEVLHFQNDKQKWVAVIGILDNRPYEIFTGEAEGFFVPEWVKTGQIIKNKLDEVHSRYDFQYTNKYGYKVTMEGLSCQFNTEFWNYAKLISGILRHGMPIPFVVHLVDNLQLETESINTWKNGVVRALKKYIPDGTKLSKEKCPHCGERDTLEYREGCVTCTSCGDSKCS
- a CDS encoding TatD family hydrolase gives rise to the protein MILTDSHAHLYLEQFDPDRHEVIRQAIKHDIRYMILPNIDKDSILPMMELVRDFPQNCFPMMGLHPTSVGKDYSGHLESVIEWLKKEKFYAIGEMGIDLYWDKTFFTEQREAFRIQIRLALEYDLPVVIHSRNSFDEIFLLLDEFNEPGLRGVFHCFTGTREQAGHIIKMGFMLGIGGVLTYKNSGLAEVVEKIPLAHLLLETDAPFLAPAPHRGKRNESAFLVEIAKKLAEIKGMKVEEVAEITTQNAIELFKLNGDWVTG
- a CDS encoding MotA/TolQ/ExbB proton channel family protein — its product is MKRLVAFLTLTALLTFGVCNHMVAQTQGTGSQTVTQAQTSSAASGPTESRGFHQVVKSYFIQGGAGFMASILLCLIFGLAISIERTLYLSLSGTNTKKLLNKIETALESKGIEEAKEVCKTTRGPVASIFFQGLSRDDEGLDIVEKTVIAYGSVLMGRLESGLSWIALFIATAPMLGFLGTVIGMVLAFDAIEAAGDISPTIVAGGIKIALLTTVFGLIVAIILQFFYNYLVSKIDSLVNDMEDSSISFIDILAKHKK
- a CDS encoding glycosyltransferase family 9 protein, which translates into the protein MKKILIIRFSSIGDIILTTPVIRCLKQQIPGSEIHFAVKKAFFPLVQANPYIDKIHLQEDDLKGFAKKLKNENFDFIVDLHQSIRSKYIRMVLKVPSEGFPKINVRKWLLTRFKINTMPDVHLVDRYFKATSALGAVNDGKGLDYYIPPKDEVDLASLPAGFREGFTAFVIGAKHTTKRLPDHKIISICNKLNRPVILLGGPEDAGKAEIITAACGSLVRSMCGSLNLNQSASLVRQAQVVISHDTGLMHIAASFRKKIISIWGNTVPKFGMYPYMPGDEKKSAIIEVNGLKCRPCSKLGYDRCPKGHFRCMEWIDEEEVVYSVRNGLL
- a CDS encoding type I asparaginase, with protein sequence MLSKVSILIIYTGGTIGMVRDKETGSLHPVNGSELYEHIPILGKLDYQIEFYSFDPLLDSSNMNPQHWVELVSVIEKNYEKFDGFVVLHGSDTMAYTASALSFMLENLNKPVILTGSQLPLGMIRSDGRENLVAAIEIAAARQDDTPIVPEVAVYFENKLLRGNRTIKYNAENFGAFRSGNYPPLAEVGINIKYNHNAILRPNFKSLKAHTTLDNNITILKLFPGISAGSVAAQLAVKGLKAVILETYGSGNAMTDAWFLEQIRQAISRGIIVLNVTQCKAGSVEMGKYHTSEELGRIGVISGSDITTESAVAKLMYLFGTGLSKKEIESLLRVSLRGEITVS